One Mytilus trossulus isolate FHL-02 chromosome 5, PNRI_Mtr1.1.1.hap1, whole genome shotgun sequence DNA segment encodes these proteins:
- the LOC134717935 gene encoding netrin receptor UNC5A-like → MLSRLDGNWGGWSPWNICSATCDGGIQDRTRKCESPQPINGGLYCNGTMIDSRACNNINCEIDGQWGTWQAWEACNTTCGNGTQQRIRKCDSPSPYFNGSECMGLDFDSQICYQDKCPDAQLQANEDTPNFISPVILGSAAVVFIVITTAITCISFLYFGDSDRVKLVN, encoded by the exons ATGCTATCAAGAC TCGATGGCAATTGGGGTGGATGGTCTCCCTGGAATATCTGTAGTGCAACATGTGACGGTGGAATTCAGGATAGAACTCGGAAATGTGAATCCCCTCAGCCAATCAATGGAGGGCTTTACTGCAATGGAACAATGATAGACAGTCGTGCATGTAACAACATTAATTGTGAAA TTGATGGACAGTGGGGGACATGGCAAGCATGGGAAGCATGCAATACCACCTGTGGGAACGGAACTCAACAAAGAATACGGAAATGTGACAGTCCTTCTCCGTATTTTAATGGATCTGAATGTATGGGACTTGATTTCGATAGTCAGATTTGCTATCAAGACAAATGTCCAG ATGCCCAACTACAGGCAAATGAGGATACACCAAACTTCATCTCACCTGTGATTCTTGGAAGTGCTGCTGTGGTTTTTATTGTCATTACAACCGCCATAACgtgtatatcttttttgtatttcGGAGATTCAGACCGGGTAAAGTTGGTAAATTGA
- the LOC134717936 gene encoding serpin B10-like produces MASDVAFKDAVGDLSFSLYNAVEKSGNEVISPYSITSALMLLMLGTCGTTNKQMRSSLIANATREKIKNLFAPSTINSATLMVLANAIYFRGTWIKEFNPNNTTKRNFLDESNQQYDLKPVISALGITEIFDFQTSNFSNMTTLKRVFVNDARHKSFKEVTEHGTEAAAATTVQMVMTSSIRGPFQFVADHSFMFVIRDNNSVTIMFVGRFVNP; encoded by the exons ATGGCATCTGATGTTGCCTTCAAAGATGCCGTTGGTGACCTATCCTTTTCCTTGTACAATGCAGTGGAAAAAAGTGGGAATGAAGTGATTTCTCCATACAGTATAACAAGTGCACTGATGCTTTTGATGCTCGGGACTTGTGGtactacaaacaaacaaatgagaTCTTCGct AATTGCAAACGCAACgagagaaaaaattaaaaacttgttTGCACCTAGTACCATAAATTCGGCAACTTTAATGGTTTTAGCCAATGCAATTTACTTTAGAGGTACTTGGATTAAAGAGTTTAACCCGAATAACACAACAAAGAGGAATTTTCTGGACGAATCTAACCagcaa TATGATTTAAAACCAGTAATTTCAGCATTAGGAATTactgaaatatttgattttcagaCATCAAATTTCTCAAATATGACCACCCTAAAACGAGTTTTTGTAAATGACGCTCGCCATAAGTCATTTAAAGAAGTCACAGAACATGGTACGGAAGCTGCTGCTGCTACAACGGTTCAGATGGTGATGACAAGTTCAATTCGCGGACCATTTCAGTTTGTAGCTGACCATTCATTTATGTTTGTCATACGTGATAATAATTCAGTAACTATTATGTTTGTTGGACGGTTTGTTAACCCATGA
- the LOC134717937 gene encoding serpin B6-like codes for MASNVAFEDAVGDLSFALYNAVEKSGNELISPYSITSALMLLMLGTGGTTHKQMRSSLFKQNIAGDVNMGYKLLNDKLSSLTEKGVQLSIGNRLFGDNKLNVLNTFTENALQYYGSDLKRLNFKSAPDQSRININSWIANSTNDKIKNMLPPNTITSGTVLVLVNAIYFKGTWNKEFNPNKTRKRNFLDESNQQKQVDMMYDQRFVVAGENTELNCKILQLQYTGSKLSMIIILPNDQNGLSQLESKINMATFKSLFSGMRRRDTIIRIPKFKFQAMYDLKPVISALGITEIFDFQTANFSNMTSPKGVFVNDARHKSFIEVTEHGTEAAAATTVQMVMTSSFGGPFQFVADHPFMFVIRDNNSGTILFVGRFVNP; via the coding sequence ATGGCATCTAATGTTGCTTTCGAAGATGCCGTTGGTGACCTATCCTTTGCTTTATACAATGCAGTGGAAAAAAGTGGGAATGAATTGATTTCTCCATACAGTATAACAAGTGCATTGATGCTTCTTATGCTCGGGACTGGTGGTACTACACACAAACAAATGAGATCTTCATTGTTCAAACAAAACATAGCTGGTGATGTCAACATGGGGTACAAACTTCTCAACGATAAACTGTCCTCACTAACAGAAAAAGGAGTACAGCTTTCGATTGGTAACAGACTTTTTGGGGATAACAAATTAAACGTTTTGAACACATTTACGGAGAATGCTTTACAGTACTACGGTAGCGATTTGAAACGCCTGAACTTTAAATCAGCACCTGATCAATCAAGAATCAACATCAATAGTTGGATTGCTAACTCAACGAAcgataaaataaagaatatgttGCCACCTAATACTATAACTTCAGGAACTGTTTTGGTTTTAGTAAATGCAATTTACTTTAAAGGTACTTGGAATAAAGAGTTTAACCCGAATAAAACAAGAAAGAGGAATTTTCTGGACGAATCTAACCAGCAAAAACAAGTAGATATGATGTATGACCAACGCTTTGTCGTAGCCGGTGAGAATACCGAATTGAATTGCAAGATTTTGCAACTTCAATACACAGGAAGTAAATTATCtatgataattattttaccCAATGATCAAAATGGACTTTCTCAActtgaaagtaaaataaatatggcAACATTTAAAAGTCTGTTTTCTGGAATGAGGCGACGAGATACAATAATCAgaattccaaaatttaaatttcaagcTATGTATGATTTAAAACCAGTAATTTCAGCATTAGGAATTACTGAAATATTTGACTTTCAGACAGCAAATTTCTCAAATATGACCTCCCCAAAAGGAGTTTTTGTAAATGACGCTCGCCATAAGTCATTTATAGAAGTCACAGAACATGGTACGGAAGCTGCTGCTGCTACAACAGTTCAGATGGTGATGACAAGTTCATTTGGCGGACCATTTCAGTTTGTAGCTGACCATCCATTTATGTTTGTCATACGTGATAATAATTCAGGAACTATTCTGTTTGTTGGACGGTTTGTTAACCCATGA
- the LOC134717938 gene encoding serpin B6-like, translated as MASNVVFEDAVGDLSFALYNAVEKSGNELISPYSITSALMLLMLGTGGTTHKQMRSSLFKQNIAGDVNMGYKLLNDKLSLLTEKGVQLSIGNRLFGDNKLNVLNTFTVNALQYYGSDLKRLNFKSAPDQSRININSWIANSTNDKIKNMLPPNTITSGTVLVLVNAIYFKGTWNKVFNPNKTRKRNFLDESNQQKQVDMMYDQRFVVAGENTELNCKILQLQYTGSKLSMIIILPNDQNGLSQLESKINMATFKSLFSGMRRRDTIIRIPKFKFQAMYDLKPVISALGITEIFDFQTANFSNMTTPKGVFVNDARHKSFIEVTEHGTEAAAATTVQMVMTSSFGGPFQFVADHPFMFVIRDNNSGTILFVGRFVNP; from the coding sequence ATGGCATCTAATGTTGTTTTCGAAGATGCCGTTGGTGACCTATCCTTTGCTTTATACAATGCAGTGGAAAAAAGTGGGAATGAATTGATTTCTCCATACAGTATAACAAGTGCATTGATGCTTCTTATGCTCGGGACTGGTGGTACTACACACAAACAAATGAGATCTTCATTGTTCAAACAAAACATAGCTGGTGATGTCAACATGGGGTACAAACTTCTCAACGATAAACTGTCCTTACTAACAGAGAAAGGAGTACAGCTTTCGATTGGTAACAGACTTTTTGGGGATAACAAATTAAACGTTTTGAACACATTTACGGTGAATGCTTTACAGTACTACGGTAGCGATTTGAAACGCCTGAACTTTAAATCAGCACCTGATCAATCAAGAATCAACATCAATAGTTGGATTGCTAACTCAACGAAcgataaaataaagaatatgttGCCACCTAATACTATAACTTCAGGAACTGTTTTGGTTTTAGTAAATGCAATTTACTTTAAAGGTACTTGGAATAAAGTGTTTAACCCGAATAAAACAAGAAAGAGGAATTTTCTGGACGAATCTAACCAGCAAAAACAAGTAGATATGATGTATGACCAACGCTTTGTCGTAGCCGGTGAGAATACCGAATTGAATTGCAAGATTTTGCAACTTCAATACACAGGAAGTAAATTATCtatgataattattttaccCAATGATCAAAATGGACTTTCTCAActtgaaagtaaaataaatatggcAACATTTAAAAGTCTGTTTTCTGGAATGAGGCGACGAGATACAATAATCAgaattccaaaatttaaatttcaagcTATGTATGATTTAAAACCAGTAATTTCAGCATTAGGAATTACTGAAATATTTGACTTTCAGACAGCAAATTTCTCAAATATGACCACCCCAAAAGGAGTTTTTGTAAATGACGCTCGCCATAAGTCATTTATAGAAGTCACAGAACATGGTACGGAAGCTGCTGCTGCTACAACAGTTCAGATGGTGATGACAAGTTCATTTGGCGGACCATTTCAGTTTGTAGCTGACCATCCATTTATGTTTGTCATACGTGATAATAATTCAGGGACTATTCTGTTTGTTGGACGGTTTGTTAACCCATGA
- the LOC134717939 gene encoding leukocyte elastase inhibitor-like, with amino-acid sequence MASNVAFENAVGDLSFALYNAVEKGGNELISPYSITSALMLLMLGTGGTTHKQMRSSLFNQNIVGDVNMEYKLLNERLSSLTGNGVQLSIGNRLFGDNKLNVLNTFTENALQYYGSDLKRLNFKSAPDQSRININNWIANSTNDKIQNMLPPNTITSGTVMVLVNAIYFKGPWNKEFNPNNTTKRNFLDESNQQKQVDMMYDQRNVVAGENTELNCKILQLQYTGNNLSMIFVLPNDANGLPQLESKITMTKFKSLFSGMWRRDTIIRIPKFKFEAKYDLKPVLSALGITEIFDLQTANFSKMTALKPVYVNDARHKSFIEVTEQGTEAAAATTLGVMGGSAGGPFQFVADHPFMFVIWDNNSGTILFVGRYANP; translated from the coding sequence ATGGCATCTAATGTTGCCTTCGAAAATGCCGTTGGTGACTTGTCCTTTGCTTTGTACAATGCAGTGGAAAAAGGTGGGAATGAATTGATTTCTCCATACAGTATAACAAGTGCATTGATGCTTCTTATGCTCGGAACAGGTGGTACTACACACAAACAAATGAGATCTTCACTATTTAATCAAAACATAGTTGGTGATGTCAACATGGAGTACAAACTTCTCAACGAAAGGCTGTCCTCACTTACAGGGAATGGAGTACAGCTTTCGATTGGTAACAGACTTTTTGGAGAtaacaaattaaatgttttgaacaCATTTACGGAGAATGCTTTACAGTACTACGGTAGCGATTTGAAACGCCTGAACTTTAAATCAGCACCTGATCAATCAAGAATCAACATCAATAATTGGATTGCTAACTCAACGAACGATAAAATCCAGAATATGTTGCCACCTAATACTATAACTTCAGGAACTGTTATGGTTTTAGTAAATGCAATTTACTTTAAAGGTCCTTGGAATAAAGAGTTTAACCCGAATAACACAACAAAGAGGAATTTTCTGGACGAATCTAACCAGCAAAAACAAGTAGATATGATGTATGACCAACGTAATGTGGTGGCCGGTGAAAACACTGAGTTGAATTGCAAGATTCTGCAACTTCAATATACAGGGAATAATTTATCAATGATATTTGTATTACCGAATGATGCAAATGGACTTCCTCAACTTGAAAGTAAAATTActatgacaaaatttaaaagtctGTTTTCCGGGATGTGGCGACGGGATACAATAATCAGAAttccaaaattcaaatttgaagcTAAGTATGATTTAAAACCGGTACTCTCAGCATTAGGAATTACTGAAATATTTGACTTGCAGACGGCAAATTTCTCAAAGATGACAGCCTTAAAACCAGTTTATGTAAATGACGCCCGTCATAAGTCATTTATAGAAGTTACAGAACAGGGAACAGAAGCTGCTGCTGCTACAACGTTAGGAGTGATGGGAGGGTCAGCTGGCGGACCATTTCAGTTTGTAGCTGACCATCCATTTATGTTTGTCATATGGGATAACAATTCGGGAACTATTCTGTTTGTTGGACGGTACGCAAACCCCTAA